The Raphanus sativus cultivar WK10039 chromosome 6, ASM80110v3, whole genome shotgun sequence sequence TCTGCTAACAAAGAAAACTAATTCAGCAAATCTTTAAATGCTGCAGAATCCATATGTTTTATCAGCAGATCCATCTGGGTCAAGTAGTGGATCAGCTATTTCTGTAGCAGCCAATCTTGTGGCTGTATCACTAGGGACTGAAACTGATGGTTCCATTCTTTCTCCATCGAGCCAGAACTCAGTGGTCGGGATTAAACCAAGTGTCGGGCTCACAAGCAGAGCCGGGGTGGTCCCTATCTCCTTGAGACAGGACAGCGTTGGGTGAGACTAAGAGCACCCACTAGTCCCTTTTCATATTAGATGGTGTTTTACATCAtgcacatatattaagaaatctaTTTTTTCTCATAAATTGGAATAGAGGGAGTATTGATTTTGTACCATTTTCCAAGTTTCTATATTTATGTGTGCTTGCAATTTTAGGCCAATATGCAAGAGAGTTACAGATTCTGTTCATGTCCTTGATGCTATTGTGGGTTATGATCCATTGGACGAGGCCACGAAGACCGCTTCTAAGCACATACCCAATGGCGGTTATAAGCAGTTTCTGAGAGCTAATGGCCTCAAGGGTAAAAGATTAGGCGTTGTATTTGGTTCTCTTCTTGATCATCACATCAAAACACTAAGGTAATATTTCACTATAAGTTTGAATTTAGTTTATCATATCAAACCAACCTAGAACTCATAGTATCTAAACTATAGCTCTGTTTTTTCTTGGACGTAGACAAGAAGGAGCCATCGTCATTCAAGATTTAACGATACCATACACAGATAACGGTGAAATAATTGCACTTTTGGCTGAGTTCAAAACCTCTCTCAACGCATATCTTAAAGCGCTTGTGAAATCGCCAGTCCGATCCTTAGCAGACGTTATTGCCTTCAACAAAAAATTTGCTAAAAAGGTACCGTAAGCGTTAAGATTGAATTCACCATTTCTTCGGTGTCTGAACGGAATGTTAAGTCAATATTTTACCCCCAAAAAATGACAGGAAAAAGTGAAAGAATGGGGACAAGAGGTCTTCCTTGAAGCAGAAGCAACCAATGGAATGGGTGAAAAAGAGAAAGCAGCGTTGCTTACAATGGAAGAATTTTCGAGGAATGGAATCGAAAAGCTGATGAAAGAGAAAAAGTTAGATGCAATAGTGACATACGGTTCAACGTTGAGCTCTGTTCTCGCCATTGGAGGGTATCCAGGAATCACTGTCCCTGCAGGATATGATAGTGAAGGAGTTCCGTTCGGGATTAGCTTTGGAGGATTGAGATTCTCAGAGCCAAAGCTCATTGAGATTGCTTATGGCTTCGAACAAGCAACTCTCATTAGGAAACCTCCCAAATTCAAAGCTTGAGGGAGGCACCTGCAAAGTTGATATTTTGTGGTCCGTTGTTTAGGACCTTTATTTCCTTCTTTTGGGCTTAGTTTTTTCAGGGAGTCACATACCATTCTATCCAAAAGTTCAAAACCAGAGCTAAGTAGAAAACAATGCTATCTGTATCATCAATCTTAGATTTTCTCTCATGTCGGAGAAATGATTACCCCGAATACTGCTCGTCTCAGAGGAGTATTGTATTTAATTTGGGCATCGACTGAAGGAGTGAGAGCAGCGATGCAAGACACGTCAATGGTGAGAACTTCTCCTAACCTCCAGAACTTTTTGTACAACTAACATGTTATAGATATAGTGATAGAGTATAGATCTATGCTTCTCGTAACAAACTCTTCTTGTATAGATTCAATGAATAAAGGAAGTACAGCTTTGTAGAATGATCTCGAGTTATACTCTCATCACGAGTTCACTCTCGATCACTGATCTCATAGCGATCAGGTAGTACAGACTCATAACGTCTATAACAGACTACAACAAAGCTTACCTTCACTACACACACTACTTCTTATTTATACTACTCGATAATAGCTGTAACCGAATAACGGCAAATACTCTAAATGAACCAGAGGTTCTCTCGATGATTATTCAACACGTGATACTCATCACTCTGTAACTTCTCGctcactcttctcttctccacccTTCCTCTTACGGTAATACACTTTCTTGAGTCTATCAATACTCCCCCCAACGAAATCCAGCTTGCCCTCAAGCTGGTAAGATGGAAAACTCGTACGGAACTCTTCCAACGAAACCCAAGAGTCTTCCAAAGACGACTTGTCCTGCCAATGCACCAAGAGTTCCAACTCGCCTTTTGTACCATAACGTTTGGCCAGAATGTCCTGAGGAAGGACAGTGTCTTCTACTTCAGTGATACAACCAGGTGGTAAAACCGCACTCTGATCATGGGCGCCCAAAGCCAGCTTAAGTTGTGAAATGTGAAAAACCGGATGTACACGAGCTGCAGATGGTAACTGGAGTTTGTAAGCTGTTGCTCCCACTCGCTCCAACACCCGATATGGACCGTAAAATTTAGCAGCAAGCTTCTGGCAAAAACGTTTAGCTACCGTCTTTTGCCTATACGGTTGTAGCTTCAGATAGACCATATCACCCACCGCCAATTCAATATCACGACGAGATTTATCTGCTTGACGCTTCATAATGTCCTGTGCTCGTTGCAAATTGTATTTTAAAGAATCTAGCATCTCATCGCGTTCCTTCAAAGCAGTCTCGAGCTCGTAATTAGCAGTAGACCCATCTTCAAAACGGAGAAGGGCAGGAGGATCTCTACCATACAACACGTTGAACGGCGTTGTTTGAAGAGATTTGTGATATGAAGTATTATACCACAATTCTGCCCAGGATAGAAAAGAATGCCAAGAGCGTGGGTGTGTAGAGCTAAAACATCTCAAATATGTCTCGAGACAACGGTTTAATACTTCAGACTGACCGTCCGTCTGAGGATGAAATGCTGTGCTATACTTGAGAGTCGTACCCGCCAGACGAAAAACCTCAGTCCAAAACGCACTCAAGAAGATACGGTCTCTGTCAGAAACAATGCTCAAAGGAAAACCATGAAGTTTAACAATTTCGTTGATGAACTTCTTGGCCACATCTAACGCTGTGAACGGGTGTCTGAGACTAATGAAATGAGCAAATTTGCTTAAGCGATCAATCACCACAAGAATCACGTTGAACCCGTTCGATGTCGGTAATCCTTCGATGAAGTCCATTGTAACATCCTCCCAAACATGGTGTGGGATCGGCAGAGGCTGAAGTAAACCAGCTGGAGACAGAGTCGAATGCTTGTGTGTTTGACAAGTATCACAAGCTGCCACATACTCCTGTATATGTTTATACATGCCTTTCCAAAAAAATGAACGTTGAATCCGTTTCACTGTCTTCAAAACACCAGAGTGACCACCCACTTTTCCATCATGTGCCTCTTGCAATATCACCGAAATGAACTTAGAAGACTTCGGTATCACTAAACGCCTCTTTGACCACAATCTGCCTTCTATAACTTGATACTTTGGAGAAGTCAAAACACCCTTTTGCACCTTCTTGATCAACTCTTGAATGCCAGTATCATTTGCAATCTCAGTATACAGATCTTCCCACTGTAACACCTTTGGTACCGTCAAAGCGAATAGAATGGAAGAAGTAACTAAGGATCGAGATAAGCCATCTGCGACCTTGTTTTCAGGACCCGGTTTGTAGAAAATCTCAAAGTCAAATCCCAGAATCTTCGTCAACCACTTCTGATACTCAAGATTAACTTCTTTCTGTTCCAGTAAGAATTTCAAGCTTCTCTGGTCCGTGTGAACCTGAAATTTGCGACCAATGAGATAATGCTTCCATTTCCTGATGGCCATCACAATAGCCATTAACTCACGTTCATAAGCAGGTTTCAGTTGCTCCCGAGGAGTGAGTGCATGACTAAAGTAAGCGAtaggttttttattttgtagtaaGACCGCTCCCAAACCAAATCCTGAAGCATCCGATTCGATAATAAAGGTTTGAGTGAAGTCTGGTAATGCCAAAACTGGGGCGTGAACCATAGCATGTTTCAACTTGTCAAACGCTTCTTGAGTTTCTTGTGACCATGCGAACTGATCCTTCTTCAGTAAGAAAGTTAATGGTCTTGCTATGACGCCATAATCTTTTACAAACTTTCTGTAATAGCCGGTTAGGCCCAAAAACCCACGTAACTGTCTGATAGTCGTCGGAGAAGGCCACACTGTCATTGCTTTAATCTTGTCAGAATCCGTTGCTACCCCCTTAGCAGATATGATGTGACCCAAATATTCCACCTCAGACACTCCAAACGTACACTTCTTGCGATTAGCATACAAAGTCTGCTCTCGTAACACCTCCAAGACTTGGCGAAGATGTTTCTCATGTTCTTCTTCATCCATgctatatattaatatatcgtCAAAGAATACAAGAACGAATTTCCGAAGAAATGGCTTGAAAACTTTGTTCATGAGAGCTTGAAACGTTGCAGGCGCATTTGTGAGGCCAAAAGGCATCACTAGGAATTCATAGTGCCCCTCAACTGTTCTAAAAGCAGTCTTGTGAACATCTTCTTCTACCATTCTAATCTGGTGGTAACCCGATCTGAGATCCAGCTTCGTAAAGATTGAGGCTCCGTGTAACTCGTCAAGAAGTTGATCGATTACTGGTATTGGATACTTATCCAATACTGTGGCACGGTTTAAAGAACGGTAGTCGACGCAAAAGCGCAGGGAACCGTCTTTCTTCTTGACCAACAGTACTGGACTGGAGAACGGACTAGTACTCGGTCGAATGATACCAGTAGAGAGCATATCATTGACCATCTGCTCCATTGCGACCTTGCTAGCGTGAGGGTAGCGATATGGCCGAACAGAGACTGCTGAAACTCCCGGTTTGAGAATAATGGCGTGTTCATTTCCTCTAAAATGTGGTAGAGCCGTTGGAATGGCGAACACATCCTCAAACTCGTCGAGTAACAGAGAGAACTTTGAACGAACTTCCGGAATCGTAGATGTTGCTATAGCAGTAGTAAGTTGCACTTCCCTTCCAAGCTTACTACTAGTATAGACTGGAGTCAGAGACTTGAAGGAGAACTTGGTGCAATGCAGAGACTTATCACCTAACAAAGTCACCTTGTTCCCATTATAGACAAACGAAAGGATCTGCTCCTTCCAATCCACTTCGCAAATGCCTAAGGTTTCAAGCCACTGAATCCCCAGTATCACATCTATGTTTCCCAGTTCAAGAGAGGTGAAGTCACTTATAAAGTTGGTGTGATTTAGAATGAAGTTGACGTCTTGGCAAGTTCCCAAAGCCTTGACTGTCACTCCATTCCCCAACAACACGTCCAAGCTGCTGTCTACAGAAATTTTCAATTGCAGCTTGTTCACAACTTCAGGTGAGATGAAGTTGTGGGATGCCCCGCTATCGAGCATGACAATCACCTCTTTTCCATTGATAACTCCCCTCATCTTAGTTGTCTTAGGAGAATCAATGCCAAGGTACGAGTTTAGTGATAATGTGCGAAGTACTTGTGGTGTTTGTGAGACCTGACTCTCTTCGTCATCATAATAATTAGGCACCTCAAGTTCCATTCCATTAACCACTGTAAGCACTCGTAACATCTTGTTAGGACAATCCTTGTTGTGAGCCGGAGACCATGGTGCTTTACATCTGAAACAGATTTTATCCTTCCTCATTTGATCCAATTCTGCATCAGTGTGTTGCAGACGAGGTCTCATGTTGTTACGTTGAGATCCGATGTTTTCTTTATTTGCAGCTGAATCGTTCTTCTGTGTCTCATGTTGAGATTTGTTGTGGTATGTAGCAGCACGCTGTACCTGTCTCTGATAGCCTCCCCGCCCTTCACTAGCGGCCGAGCTAATCACGCGACAGAACGTTGTGCTCTGCATCTTCAGAACCGCCAGCTTGTGTTGAGTCAAAGTAACAGGCTCCTTCATACGAATCACTTCTTTCATATCTTCCTTGAGTCCATTAAAGAACACCTTGATCAAATTCTTCTCGTCCACTCCTGTAACTTGGTTTCTCAATGCTTCAAACTCGTTCACATAATCCTCTATCTCTCCTTCCTGCTTCAAACGGAACAATCTCGCTCCTGGATCGTTATCAATAGATCCCCCGAATCTGTCTAACATTCTCTGTGTGAACTGATCCCAGTTAACAAACGGATCGCTTATCGTCTCTCCATTGAACCACTGCAGTACTGCACCTTCCAAACTCAAAGACACTAGATAGAGCTTTTCATCCTCATTATAGTTGCCAAACCTGAAAAACCTCTCCACACGAGATATCCAATCGAAAGGCAACGCACCAGAGAATACAGGCATTTCAATCTTTCTTAGCATCTTATCACGATTCGCAATAGTATCCTGAATTCCCCGATAACCTAAATGAGCTGGAGATAGTTCCGGTGGAATAGGTATCGGTACCTGATCTATCGGAGATTGTGAAGATGAGGCTATCGCTTTCCCCGGTCGTTGATTAAGAACGGCCGTTTCTTCCGATCTAGTCAAGAGATTGGTGATATCGTTCATCTTCTGTTCCAATCCTTCGAATCGTGAAACAGAATCGGCTCCGATCGACTCGATCGTCTTCTCTAACGAGTTGACCTTCGTCGCCATGGAATCGAGTTTCGTCGTCGTCGATCTGTCATTACGAGCTAGCTTCTCGTAATTGTGTTTCGTCAGCTCCATTTCTTCTTGAATCTGTTGTAGATCCATCGATTTCGATGACTCGGTCATCAGTGCTTTCTCTCTTTCGCCGCCATTGCGCGTTTCCACCATCTTCGTCGACTCGCGTTGGCTCCGATCACAGTTTCACCGCGCCAGTGATAGAGTATAGATCTATGCTTCTCGTAACAAACTCTTCTTGTATAGATTCAATGAATAAAGGAAGTACAGCTTTGTAGAATGATCTCGAGTTATACTCTCATCACGAGTTCACTCTCGATCACTGATCTCATAGCGATCAGGTAGTACAGACTCATAACGTCTATAACAGACTACAACAAAGCTTACCTTCACTACACACACTACTTCTTATTTATACTACTCGATAATAGCTGTAACCGAATAACGGCAAATACTCTAAATGAACCAGAGGTTCTCTCGATGATTATTCAACACGTGATACTCATCACTCTGTAACTTCTCGctcactcttctcttctccacccTTCCTCTTACGGTAATACACTTTCTTGAGTCTATCATATAGCAATGTCAGTTCTTATGGGGGACGAGGCGAAAACTACGAACAAGCGTTTTGGTTGAGATAACAACTCACCTGTGCCACCAGCAAGGATAAAAGCAAGACCTTGTCCAGATATGCGATGGTAAACGGAGTTGACAATCTTCACATCATTGACGGTAAAAGGAATCCATCTGgctaaaacaacaaaaaaaaaaagacaaggttCTTAATTATGCAGCTCTGTAGAACCTTCATCTGAATCACGAGAGTTATGCATCGGAACAGAGACTTTACCTGGCATAAGATCTCACCTCCAAACATTGCTAAATCGATCTACATACATGGTAACATAACAACCAAAGATcaccaaaacacacacaaaagatgTAGAATCGTAGCTAATTAAATAAGGAAGAGTAGATTGGTCCACTAACCGGTAGCGAACGAAATAAGGTGCAGCAACACCCACAAATCCATCGTTTGGCCCAGTATTCCGAAGAAGTAGGCTGGTTACAGTACTCTTTACGGAAAATCCACTGCAAGACCCTAACTTCTTGTTCAGGATATGTATTTTCCATTTCGCCCGAGCCAGACATGTAGCACATAGAACCTTACAAAGCAACGTATCAATCAAAAACCAGTCACACAAAAAACTGAACATagaagtaaatattttttttgcagagGGGAGGTACCAGGATTAGAAATGACTCTCTCCTCTGACTTCAACATTATCTGCCAACAACGGATTAGAAGAGTTAAAAAGGAGGGAGGATATAGCATTTTTAATCTCGAAAAGAATGAAAAGATGAAGAAGCTGGTTTGTTTTACCTGACCAACTTGAGTTTCACCACCCAAAAATCTGAAAAGGTGTGACTCTATCTTGTTGAATCTGCATCACATTATCATCACTTATGAGACAAACATTGTTACCAAATGGCATAATCACATCATCTTAGAGAATACTAACTGGCCGGATCAGAATGAAATTCTGAAGCgacaataaattaaaatgaaattcTGCAACTCCTACTTACAATGAACCTCAAAGGTTATCAGATTACAAATAGATTACACGACTCCAGAATGTCTCTTGGAAACTAGTGAGGAaattgaagagagagagagagagacaagaagaTAACCTGGTAGATATAGGGCTGGAATGGAGTTGAGAAAAACGGTGCGGCCATCGTGTGGTGAAGCACAAACTCTGAGGAGGTTCAACACCCCCACTAAATTTCGAAAAATTCACAGAGTACGAGGTGGAGGTGATTACGTGGAAAAGTTTCATTGGTTTAGAGGAGCAACAATCTCCCCTTAGAGGCTCCATACACTCCCCTTACAGTAGTACTAACTAATAAACATATGATTTTCTaccaaagaaaagaagaatcaTAATGACGATAAGAAACACGAAATAGAGAAACAAAAGCATTGTTAACTTTCTGGACTCTTATGACCCCAATGTTACTTCGAACACAAAAATATCTTCTTATCACATTTCTCGcatcctccttcttgtctttgCTGGTCTCAGGTTGGTCTCACTGATCAGTTGAGCCAGATAGGGATGTCGATTACCAGCTTAGCCATCCATGCAACGGTTTCTACTTCACACTGCCTGTGGCTTGAAGAAAGAGCTCGTCACGTTTTTTATGGGGCTGATCCCGCTCTAGGGAAAAATCTATTTGTTCAATTGACAATATGCGCGCCAAAGAAATTTGACACAATGTTCTTGGACTTATTAAAATGGAGATTGCTCTGATAATTTTACTTAGTCTAATGTTGTACCACTAGTGATGGTTTCCTGTTTAATCCATTTCCAATCATGTTAGTTTGATCAAAGGATAAACAACAATCCAtttcattttattcaaaaacaTTTCAAACTAACAAACTCTATTTTCTAGCTCCTAACAACAAATATTAGTACACAAAAAAACGAGAATTAACCCATCCTAAAGGCAAAATAAAAGCATACAAATACAAagataaatttaagaaaaataataatttgttttttttttcccttccttttcacttctttttctttccttttctcaCCCTATTTATCAAAGACCCTACTCAGTTAAACAACCTAACAAAGCAGATCTTATTTTACTGTGACCAAAGAACCAGTCTAGTCTGTAAACCCCAAACCAGAGAGACAGAGATATCTGCATGCAAATTGCTATTTTCAGACCGCCACTTTTGCAAATCCTTACACCGCATGTACCACGTTGGAGATGTCTGAACTATCAGAGCTAGGATTCGGGTGAAATGCTGATTGTCTCGTACCTAGCTTCAGCGAAAGAGACTGATCAGATtctccattcttcttctttgactCTCCAAGGCTAAGCTTAGACATACCAAGAAGCTCATCCACATTAATAGGAGCTTTTGAGTGCACTGCAGTTGGTCTAAGAATCTGATGAGTTTCCTCTTTCTTGGTTGGCTCAGGAACAAAACCAGCTGGCCATATTGGGTATGGAAACGGGTAGTACGGTGAGAAGTAGGCTGGGTATAGTATAGGGAATGACTGTAGTTGTGGTTGCAGCTGTGTGGTTTCTTCTAGTattgacgaagaagaagaagcagcagcagcTATGGAGGTTGGTTCACCGGTGGTGGAGTTTGTTGAGTCCATGGATTCACATTCATCgatctccaagattgatggtgCTTGACGGGAGGTAGAAGCAACTGTCTGATGAACAGAATCAGAACTTTGCATTAATGTTTCCACAGGAGCGTTCTCTGTTTCCGGTTCTTGCTGATCCATCGGTATATCTTCTCCCTGCAAAGATAAATTACACATATGACTTATTTAATCAAACACACACCATAGCTTATGAACCATTTTTGATTCAGTATCTCTAACCTCAATCATATAGGCGTAACGAAAGAAGGACTAACCTCATCAGGAATCATATCAAAGAGACTAGAACGTCTTTTGCGACGAGACACATTAGATTGTCTGATGAAATACTTCTGAGCATGGCTAGCAACCTGTGTCGGTGTCCTCGTATTCACATAGTTTCTCGAAATGCCACGCCAATCACCTTTACCTAGCTTCTGTAAACCTAACAAGAACATCCTATGTTCTTCCTCTGTCCATGGAGTTCctacaaacacacaaaatctCAAGAAACGAATTGGATTCAACGGGATATTGAATCAGAGAGTtggatagatagatagataccTTTCTTTCTCTCACGGCTAGAGGAAGAGCCAGCAACGAAATCCTCAGAAGCGTaaccatcaccaccaccaccaccagcgaCATGGTCAGGGACATCACCAGGAGAACCCGACCCATGCCCACCCGATCCAGAGCCCGTGTAGTGGCTAAGATTGCCCATACTTGCACTTTTCCTGATCGAACCTTCGGTGAGCCTTACACCGAATAGCTTCACACCACGATTGGGACATGTCCGGGAGTTGTGACCGTTGTGATTGCAGTGAGAGCAACGACGAGTCATGGCCCCAATACTATTTTCAATCGGATCTGATTAGAGTTGAAACGTGTTCTTCGAACGCGGATCGGATCTTAGCTGATCGCAGAAGCACAGAATCTAATTGAGAGAGAAGGAGCGAAAGACAATAATATCGGCTTATCTGGTCGGATTTATTACAAGACTTCGATTTATCCGACCGTACTCACTgtaagatatttattttattttctcttctttgcTATTGctatgtttattatatataatcgAAAAAAATGTTTGGTGTGTCATGGGTggattttttcttcttctgttttataTGTTTCCACATTGAATTAAGGTCAATGTCAATGTGTCCACTTTAGTAgatttatttttgtgaaaatatataaattaattgaaCTGGTTAGTCAAATTTAGCTATTACTATTTAATGGTAAcgtcattttttaaaaaaaaattgcaaggATACAGACTGTCtgcaattttgtaaatattattttactatataaaaaCAGTTTACCTGTCTTTTCTTTTCAATATCATTTGATATGGAGTACATCTTGTTTTTAAATCAGTGCCACAACAAATCAAAAAgtgtgactttttttttgtttagaggCTTTCAAGTTGTAA is a genomic window containing:
- the LOC108831171 gene encoding probable amidase At4g34880; the protein is MVALRFIFSSSFLLVLHLLIPQAQPRSLIKPTSTFSIQEATVDDIRVAFKDKRLTSKQLVEFYLKAISKLNPMLHAVIETNPDALIDAERADKERQLKGVTKLPMLHGIPVLLKDNISTKDKLNTTAGSFALLGSIVPRDAGVVKRLRRSGAVILGKASLSEWAHFRSFSIPNGWSARGLQGKNPYVLSADPSGSSSGSAISVAANLVAVSLGTETDGSILSPSSQNSVVGIKPSVGLTSRAGVVPISLRQDSVGPICKRVTDSVHVLDAIVGYDPLDEATKTASKHIPNGGYKQFLRANGLKGKRLGVVFGSLLDHHIKTLRQEGAIVIQDLTIPYTDNGEIIALLAEFKTSLNAYLKALVKSPVRSLADVIAFNKKFAKKEKVKEWGQEVFLEAEATNGMGEKEKAALLTMEEFSRNGIEKLMKEKKLDAIVTYGSTLSSVLAIGGYPGITVPAGYDSEGVPFGISFGGLRFSEPKLIEIAYGFEQATLIRKPPKFKA
- the LOC108831173 gene encoding transcription factor KUA1, which produces MTRRCSHCNHNGHNSRTCPNRGVKLFGVRLTEGSIRKSASMGNLSHYTGSGSGGHGSGSPGDVPDHVAGGGGGDGYASEDFVAGSSSSRERKKGTPWTEEEHRMFLLGLQKLGKGDWRGISRNYVNTRTPTQVASHAQKYFIRQSNVSRRKRRSSLFDMIPDEGEDIPMDQQEPETENAPVETLMQSSDSVHQTVASTSRQAPSILEIDECESMDSTNSTTGEPTSIAAAASSSSSILEETTQLQPQLQSFPILYPAYFSPYYPFPYPIWPAGFVPEPTKKEETHQILRPTAVHSKAPINVDELLGMSKLSLGESKKKNGESDQSLSLKLGTRQSAFHPNPSSDSSDISNVVHAV